Proteins encoded in a region of the Elaeis guineensis isolate ETL-2024a chromosome 7, EG11, whole genome shotgun sequence genome:
- the LOC105048452 gene encoding actin-interacting protein 1-2, with protein sequence MAELSETYACAPSTERGRGILISGDPKTNSIVYTNGRSVIIRRLDAPLEASIYGEHAYQATVARFSPNGEWVASADVSGTVRIWGRHGDRVLKNEFRVLSGRIDDLQWSPDGLRIVASGDGKGKSFVRAFMWDSGTNVGEFDGHSRRVLSCAFKPTRPFRIVTCGEDFLVNFYEGPPFKFKLSQREHSNFVNCVRFSPDGTKFISVSSDKKGIIYDGKTGEKIGELSMEDGHKGSIYAVSWSTDSKQVLTVSADKTAKIWEIMEDGNGKVKRTLASPGSGGLDDMLVGCLWQNDHLVTVSLGGMINIYSASHPDKTPISFSGHMKSITALACTLQSGEKVILSSSYDGVIIRWIQSIGYGGRLVRKDNTQIKCFAAVEEELVTAGFDNKVWRIPLNGDQCGNAEPVDVGSQPKDLNLAVQIPALALVSTDSEVIMLRGLQVVSTIKLGYGATASTISPNGSEAIVGGQDGKLHIYSIDGDSLKEEAVLDKHRGSITVIRYSPDASMFASADANREAVVWDCVSREVKLKNMLYHTARINCLAWSPDSRLIATGSLDTCVIIYEVDKPASSRITIKGAHLGGVYGLTFSDENSVVSAGEDACVRVWRLVQ encoded by the exons ATGGCGGAGCTCTCGGAGACGTACGCGTGCGCGCCCTCGACGGAGCGCGGCCGCGGGATCCTGATCTCCGGCGACCCAAAGACCAACTCCATCGTCTACACCAACGGACGGTCGGTGATCATCCGCCGCCTCGACGCCCCCCTGGAGGCGTCCATCTACGGTGAGCACGCCTACCAGGCCACTGTCGCCCGCTTCTCCCCTAACGGCGAGTGGGTCGCCTCCGCCGACGTCTCCGGCACCGTCCGGATCTGGGGCCGTCACGGCGACCGCGTCCTCAAGAACGAGTTCCGCGTCCTCTCAGGCCGCATCGACGACCTCCAGTGGTCCcccgacggcctccggatcgtcGCCTCCGGGGACGGCAAGGGAAAGTCCTTCGTCCGCGCTTTCAT GTGGGATTCAGGCACCAATGTTGGGGAATTTGATGGACACTCGAGGAGGGTATTGAGTTGTGCATTTAAGCCAACCAGACCATTCCGCATTGTCACTTGTGGAGAAGATTTCCTGGTTAATTTCTATGAAGGGCCACCATTTAAATTCAAGCTCTCTCAAAG GGAACACTCAAACTTTGTTAATTGTGTACGGTTTTCTCCTGATGGAACTAAGTTTATTAGTGTCAGCTCAGATAAGAAGGGTATAATATATGATGGAAAGACAGGAGAAAAGATTGGAGAGTTGTCCATGGAGGATGGCCACAAAGGAAGCATATATGCTGTTAGCTGGAGCACTGATAGTAAACAA GTCCTGACAGTTTCTGCTGACAAAACTGCCAAAATATGGGAGATTATGGAGGATGGAAACGGGAAAGTGAAAAGAACATTGGCTTCTCCTGGCTCAGGTGGATTGGATGACATGCTTGTTGGTTGCCTGTGGCAGAATGACCATCTTGTCACAGTTTCTCTTGGTGGTATGATAAACATATATTCAGCAAGTCATCCAGATAAAACGCCAATTTCATTTTCTGGACATATGAAGAGCATCACTGCTTTAGCTTGTACTCTTCAAAGTGGTGAGAAAGTAATCTTGTCCAGCAGCTATGATGGTGTTATTATACGATGGATACAGAGCATTGGATATGGTGGTAGGTTGGTGAGAAAGGATAATACTCAAATTAAATGTTTTGCTGCAGTTGAAGAAGAGCTTGTTACAGCGGGTTTTGACAATAAG GTCTGGAGGATTCCTCTAAACGGAGACCAATGTGGCAATGCAGAACCAGTTGATGTCGGCTCTCAGCCGAAGGATTTAAACCTTGCAGTTCAGATCCCTGCACTTGCTTTGGTTTCTACTGATTCAGAAGTTATCATGCTGCGGGGTTTACAAGTAGTTTCAACCATTAAACTTGGGTATGGTGCAACAGCATCAACAATTTCCCCTAATGGAAGTGAGGCCATTGTTGGTGGTCAAGATGGAAAACTGCATATTTATAGCATCGATGGAGACAGTCTTAAGGAAGAAGCAGTTCTTGACAAACACCGAGGTAGTATTACTGTAATACGTTACTCTCCAGATGCTTCCATGTTTGCTTCAGCAGATGCTAACCGAGAAGCTGTGGTATGGGATTGTGTATCTCGAGAG GTGAAGCTAAAGAACATGTTGTACCACACTGCCCGCATAAACTGCCTGGCATGGTCTCCCGATAGCCGTTTGATTGCTACTGGCTCACTAGACACTTGTGTGATCATATATGAAGTGGATAAGCCTGCATCAAGCCGAATAACAATCAAAGGAGCCCACCTTGGAGGAGTGTATGGATTAACTTTCAGTGATGAAAACAGTGTGGTGAGTGCAGGGGAGGATGCATGTGTCCGTGTGTGGAGACTGGTGCAGTAG